The following proteins are co-located in the Hevea brasiliensis isolate MT/VB/25A 57/8 chromosome 11, ASM3005281v1, whole genome shotgun sequence genome:
- the LOC110655495 gene encoding protein CHROMATIN REMODELING 4 isoform X3, producing MKDSGSTTNKMINRNWVLKRKRKKLLYGRVVTNGKEEKLAALESPRSTAAAKRRPKSELSSDLSSFKKKGNDGYYYECVICDLGGNLLCCDSCPSVYHLQCLDPPLKRIPMGKWQCPQCCQKNDPLKSITQLDSISKRARTKIVTTNSKTGGRPSDTDKVSRIFGSSILSKRRSSSKGKSVLTFGVKSCEKEPDSSLDESSSTKPSDPSLGVSIDGTSSCVNADDAKKPDVSPPASPADKNSISIAEETLSHSKLKKSGPNDEASDRKRDLSCNNGSPRNKIVLAICAATEKDRKRKHEGNGNSIKKHRIDKGQRTSKKWGSKANNTSSGSSKLHQKRKTGTYGVSASLSENDVGPKSLDAQGKNEKLPEELVHPSDEAGKAGGGVDETRICEDTILELQQVDRVLGCRIQGGSPGFNQSCDRGESMKNDIRVDKINVYKRSAGKDCKGGNVKDLAGKDDKYSGSKGLNDKDQDESAESVEDFVKQHEKVLTENIDVSLKSQDTSEVSKDCGPHLSPETKVREEADMEMKMSGVDENKVQEPAKMEPACANGETTSYEFLVKWVGKSHIHNSWISESRLKVLAKRKLENYKAKYGTAVINICEEKWKQPQRIIALRASRDGTKEAFVKWTGLPYDECTWERLDEPVLSKSPHMIDVFNQLEQKTLEKDATSNDLNKWRGDGHQNEIVTLTEQPKELKGGTLFPHQLEALNWLRKCWNKFKNVILADEMGLGKTVSACAFISSLYFEFKASLPCLVLVPLSTMPNWLAEFALWAPNLNVVEYHGCAKARAIIRQYEWHASDPNEMNKKTASYKFNVLLTTYEMVLADSSYLRGVPWEVLVVDEGHRLKNSGSKLFSLLNAFSFQHRVLLTGTPLQNNIGEMYNLLNFLQPASFPSLSSFEEKFNDLTTAEKVDELKKLVAPHMLRRLKKDAMQNIPPKTERMVPVELTSIQAEYYRAMLTKNYQVLRNIGKGVAQQSMLNIVMQLRKICNHPYLIPGTEPDSGSVEFLHEMRIKASAKLTLLHSMLKALYKEGHRVLIFSQMTKLLDILEDYLTIEFGPKTYDRVDGSVSVSDRQAAIARFNQDKSRFVFLLSTRSCGLGINLATADTVIIYDSDFNPHADIQAMNRAHRIGQSNRLLVYRLVVRASVEERILQLAKKKLMLDQLFVNKSGSQKEVEDILRWGTEELFSDSSSINVKDTGESNSNRDEAVIDIEQKQRKRGGGLGDVYKDKCTDGSNKIVWDENAIVKLLDRSNLQSGIADVAEMDFENDMLGSVKSVEWNDETAEEQVGAESPPVVADDICGQNPDNKEDNVVTSTEENEWDRLLRSRWMKYQNEEEAALGRGKRQRKAVSYREAYAPHPSETLSESGGEDERVPEPEPELEREYTPAGRALKVKYARLRARQKERLAQRNAIEEYCLNEGLSVPDSLPKPHHPPTNERDKDRAMDLVQQVGEKSSVFDLEDNKFPQSLDTPKSKADSTLRLGRISKHKMSSHLDHSVNSHGHPSPDINLASQQNQGTGHANYNLLPVLGLCAPNANQLDSSHRNSSRSSSRQNKPATGPEFPFSLHSSRTSIETDLKWKEINASAEVLQKHLKSSLSDGWLPFSPCPPTVPQGRSSDCLESSSSSFADFQEKMSIPNLPFDEKLLSRFSLPSKSMPTPHPDLLPSLSLGGRLEAVNDSIRDLSAMPLLPNLKFPSQDASIYNQLDKEVPPTLGLGQIPSTFPPLPENHRKVLENIMMRTGSGSNNLYRKKSRIDGWSEDELDFLWIGVRRHGRGNWDEMLRDPRLKFSKYKTRQDLAARWEEEQLKILDAPAFSGPKAIKPTKSSRSSLFPSIPEGMMARALHGSRLATPPKFHSHLTDMKLGFGDLSSSMPHFELSDQHRLNEHFGPIPTWNPDKFRTNFAGDSSAGPSTLSVSSGMPFLLNSFGASNLGSQGLNGSSSFDLQREEHGNMKYGKLPSLLDRSLNRLPDSQNNVGNGESSSSALFQDHDNGINILHSKGKEIVGSSSSKNKLPHWLREAVSAPAKPSEPDLPPTVSAIAQSVRVLYGETKPTIPPFVIPGPPPSQPKDPRRTLKKKKKRRSDIFRQFPQDIAGSMQNFKRSIQGSSVASSSVQSAQTFQPPGTSGLAWDESDPNSRFPNINMLHCLTSSSYLNLPKKTSMGLSPSPEVLQLVASCVAPGPHLSSSSGLTSTSFNESKHLLPKSVNHVEVLDSQGAVEDMQSLPPDSKVMLAENKPSQPDSGDSSKTRLDSSQTEEPDVEAISSEGTVSDHHVSEHEP from the exons TATTACTATGAATGTGTGATCTGTGATCTTGGTGGCAACTTGTTGTGTTGTGATAGCTGTCCTAGTGTCTACCATCTTCAGTGCCTTGATCCACCTCTTAAG CGCATTCCAATGGGGAAGTGGCAATGCCCACAGTGCTGTCAAAAGAATGATCCGCTCAAGTCCATTACCCAACTGGATTCCATTTCAAAGCGGGCAAGAACAAAAATTGTTACAACAAATTCTAAGACTGGAGGTAGGCCATCTGACACTGACAAAGTGTCCCGGATTTTTGGAAGCTCGATTCTCTCCAAACGAAGGTCCTCCAGCAAAGGAAAATCTGTGTTAACTTTTGGAGTTAAATCCTGTGAAAAGGAACCAGATTCTTCCTTGGACGAATCTAGTAGCACCAAGCCTAGTGATCCATCCCTTGGTGTTTCTATAGATGGTACCTCATCATGTGTGAATGCTGATGATGCAAAGAAACCTGATGTGTCGCCACCTGCGTCACCTGCAGACAAGAATTCAATTTCTATTGCTGAGGAAACATTGTCTCATTCTAAACTTAAAAAGTCTGGGCCAAATGATGAAGCATCTGATAGAAAGCGTGACTTGTCTTGTAATAATGGGTCTCCAAGAAACAAAATTGTACTTGCAATTTGTGCTGCCACTGAGAAAGATAGAAAAAGAAAACATGAAGGCAATGGCAACAGCATAAAGAAGCATAGGATTGACAAGGGACAACGTACTTCTAAGAAATGGGGATCAAAAGCCAATAATACATCCTCTGGAAGTAGTAAATTGCACCAGAAAAGGAAAACTGGTACTTATGGGGTTTCTGCATCTTTATCAGAGAATGATGTTGGACCCAAGAGCTTAGATGCCCAGGGAAAGAATGAG AAGCTTCCTGAGGAACTTGTGCACCCATCAGATGAGGCAGGTAAAGCTGGGGGTGGTGTGGATGAAACACGAATATGTGAAGATACTATCCTTGAACTTCAACAG GTTGATCGGGTTTTGGGATGTCGAATTCAAG GGGGCTCTCCAGGCTTCAACCAAAGTTGTGACAGGGGAGAAAGCATGAAGAATGACATTAGAGTGGACAAAATAAATGTATATAAAAGATCTGCTGGTAAAGATTGTAAAGGAGGAAATGTTAAGGATTTAGCTGGGAAAGATGACAAGTATTCAGGTTCTAAAGGCCTAAATGATAAAGATCAAGATGAGTCTGCAGAAAGTGTAGAAGATTTTGTAAAACAACATGAAAAGGTGCTGACAGAAAACATTGATGTTTCTTTGAAAAGTCAAGATACAAGTGAAGTTTCCAAAGATTGTGGACCACATTTATCTCCTGAAACCAAAGTTAGAGAAGAAGCAGATATGGAAATGAAAATGAGTGGTGTTGATGAAAATAAAGTTCAGGAGCCTGCCAAGATGGAACCAGCATGCGCTAATGGGGAGACAACATCATATGAATTCTTAGTTAAATGGGTGGGTAAGTCTCATATACACAATAGTTGGATTTCTGAATCTCGACTGAAAGTTCTTGCAAAAAGAAAACTAGAAAATTACAAGGCAAAGTATGGAACAGCTGTAATAAATATATGTGAGGAAAAGTGGAAGCAGCCTCAGCGTATAATTGCTCTCCGTGCTTCCAGAGATGGTACAAAGGAAGCTTTTGTGAAATGGACTGGTCTTCCTTATGATGAATGCACTTGGGAAAGATTGGATGAACCTGTTCTGTCAAAATCTCCACATATGATTGATGTGTTTAATCAGTTAGAGCAGAAAACACTGGAAAAAGATGCAACGTCAAATGATCTGAATAAGTGGAGGGGTGATGGTCATCAAAATGAGATAGTTACTCTCACGGAACAACCTAAGGAGCTAAAAGGAGGCACCTTGTTTCCTCATCAGCTTGAAGCGTTGAATTGGTTGCGTAAATGCTGgaacaaattcaaaaatgtgatcCTTGCTGATGAGATGGGGCTTGGGAAAACAGTATCGGCTTGTGCCTTTATTTCATCACTGTATTTTGAGTTTAAAGCTTCTTTGCCTTGTTTGGTCTTAGTTCCACTTTCCACTATGCCAAACTGGCTTGCTGAGTTTGCGTTATGGGCTCCTAACTTAAATGTTGTAGAATATCATGGGTGTGCAAAAGCAAGGGCTATAATTCGCCAATATGAATGGCATGCTAGTGATCCAAATGAGATGAATAAGAAAACTGCTTCTTACAAATTTAATGTTCTTTTAACTACTTATGAAATGGTTCTTGCCGACTCCTCCTATTTGCGTGGAGTTCCATGGGAAGTGCTTGTGGTTGATGAGGGTCACCGTCTAAAGAATTCAGGAAGTAAGCTGTTCAGCTTGCTCAATGCATTTTCTTTTCAACATCGTGTTCTCTTGACTGGTACCCCTCTTCAAAATAACATTGGTGAGATGTACAATTTACTTAATTTCTTACAGCCAGCTTCGTTCCCTTCTCTATCTTCATTTGAGGAGAAATTTAATGATCTTACAACTGCTGAAAAAGTGGACGAATTGAAAAAACTTGTTGCTCCACATATGCTTCGACGGCTTAAAAAGGATGCCATGCAAAATATCCCTCCCAAGACAGAACGAATGGTTCCTGTTGAGTTGACTTCTATCCAAGCTGAATACTATCGTGCAATGCTAACAAAGAACTATCAGGTATTGCGGAATATTGGAAAAGGCGTTGCTCAGCAATCAATGCTGAACATTGTAATGCAGTTGAGAAAGATTTGCAATCATCCATACCTCATACCGGGTACTGAGCCTGATTCTGGGTCAGTAGAATTCCTTCATGAAATGCGAATAAAAGCTTCAGCGAAACTGACTCTGCTACATTCCATGCTAAAAGCATTATATAAGGAAGGTCATAGGGTTCTTATTTTCTCGCAGATGACCAAACTTCTGGATATCCTTGAAGATTATTTAACTATAGAGTTTGGGCCTAAAACATACGACAGAGTGGACGGATCTGTATCCGTCAGTGATCGTCAGGCAGCAATTGCACGTTTCAACCAAGATAAAAGCCGATTTGTGTTCTTGTTATCAACACGCTCGTGTGGCCTTGGAATCAATTTGGCAACAGCTGATACTGTCATTATTTATGATTCTGATTTCAACCCACATGCTGACATCCAAGCAATGAACAGGGCGCATCGAATTGGACAATCAAATAGACTTCTGGTGTATCGACTTGTTGTTCGTGCCAGTGTTGAAGAGCGCATCTTGCAGCTTGCCAAAAAGAAACTGATGCTTGACCAGCTTTTTGTGAATAAGTCTGGATCTCAGAAGGAAGTGGAAGATATTCTACGATGGGGAACGGAGGAACTTTTTAGTGATTCTTCTAGCATTAATGTGAAAGATACTGGTGAAAGTAATAGCAACAGAGATGAGGCAGTAATAGATATAGAGCAAAAGCAGAGGAAAAGGGGTGGTGGTCTTGGGGATGTGTACAAGGATAAATGTACAGATGGCAGCAACAAGATTGTCTGGGATGAAAATGCAATTGTGAAATTGCTTGACCGTTCAAACCTTCAGTCTGGGATAGCTGATGTTGCTGAAATGGACTTTGAGAATGACATGCTTGGATCGGTAAAG TCTGTGGAATGGAATGATGAAACAGCAGAAGAGCAAGTTGGGGCTGAATCACCTCCTGTTGTGGCTGATGATATTTGTGGACAAAATCCTGACAACAAGGAGGATAATGTGGTCACTAGTACTGAAGAAAATGAATGGGACAGGCTTCTGCGCTCAAG atggATGAAATATCAAAATGAGGAGGAAGCAGCACTTGGTCGAGGAAAGCGCCAGAGGAAGGCTGTTTCTTACAGGGAAGCATATGCTCCACATCCAAGTGAAACATTGAGTGAG AGTGGTGGTGAAGATGAACGGGTCCCAGAGCCAGAGCCAGAGCTAGAGCGGGAATATACACCAGCTGGACGAGCACTGAAAGTGAAGTA TGCTAGGCTTCGCGCTAGACAGAAAGAACGGCTTGCTCAGCGGAATGCTATTGAAGAATACTGCCTCAATGAGGGTCTTTCTGTACCCGACTCACTGCCTAAGCCTCATCATCCTCCCACCAATGAGAGAGACAAGGATCGAGCAATGGATTTAGTTCAACAAGTCGGAGAAAAGTCTTCAGTATTTGACTTGGAGGATAATAAATTCCCCCAGTCATTGGATACACCAAAGAGCAAGGCTGACTCAACGTTAAGGCTGGGTCGGATATCAAAGCATAAAATGAGCAGTCATCTGGACCATTCTGTTAATTCTCATGGTCACCCTTCTCCTGACATCAACCTTGCAAGTCAACAAAATCAGGGCACAGGCCATGCAAACTACAACTTATTACCAGTTCTGGGTCTGTGTGCTCCCAACGCTAATCAGTTAGATTCATCACATCGAAATTCATCAAGATCCAGTAGCAGACAAAACAAGCCAGCTACTGGACCAGAGTTTCCTTTCAGTCTACATTCCTCTAGAACTTCAATCGAGACCGATTTAAAGTGGAAGGAGATTAATGCATCAGCTGAAGTCTTGCAAAAGCACCTTAAAAGTAGTTTGTCAGATGGTTGGCTTCCATTTAGTCCG TGTCCTCCAACTGTACCACAAGGGAGAAGTTCTGATTGTTTGGAGAGTTCCAGTTCTAGTTTTGCTGATTTCCAGGAAAAAATGTCAATCCCAAATTTACCTTTTGATGAAAAGTTGCTGTCCAGATTCTCACTACCTTCTAAAAGCATGCCAACTCCACACCCTGACTTATTACCTAGCTTATCACTTGGTGGCAGACTTGAAGCTGTAAATGACTCTATACGAGATCTTTCAGCAATGCCTTTGTTGCCCAATTTGAAATTCCCCTCTCAGGATGCATCAATATACAATCAGCTAGACAAGGAAGTGCCTCCCACACTGGGTTTGGGTCAGATACCATCTACCTTTCCACCATTACCTGAAAACCATAGGAAGGTACTTGAAAACATAATGATGAGGACTGGGTCTGGATCAAATAACTTGTATAGAAAGAAATCGAGAATAGATGGCTGGTCTGAAGATGAACTTGATTTCCTGTGGATTGGTGTTCGTAGACATGGAAGGGGTAATTGGGATGAGATGCTTAGAGACCCCAGGTTAAAATTTTCGAAGTATAAAACTAGACAAGATTTGGCAGCTAGGTGGGAAGAGGAGCAACTGAAGATCTTGGATGCACCAGCCTTTTCAGGGCCAAAGGCAATTAAACCTACAAAATCTTCCAGATCATCCTTGTTCCCAAGTATTCCGGAAGGAATGATGGCACGGGCATTGCATGGTAGTAGACTTGCTACACCACCAAAATTTCACTCCCATTTGACAGACATGAAACTGGGCTTTGGTGACCTGTCTTCGAGTATGCCGCATTTCGAGCTGTCAGATCAACATAGGCTGAATGAGCATTTCGGGCCTATTCCAACTTGGAATCCTGACAAATTTCGCACAAATTTTGCTGGAGATTCTTCTGCTGGACCCTCTACCTTGAGTGTTTCTAGTGGAATGCCATTTCTGCTCAATTCTTTTGGAGCAAGCAACTTAGGCTCTCAGGGTTTGAATGGCTCTAGCAGCTTTGATTTACAGCGGGAGGAACATGGCAACATGAAGTATGGGAAGTTGCCCAGTCTTCTGGATAGGTCACTAAATAGATTGCCTGATTCCCAAAATAATGTTGGAAATGGAGAATCCAGTAGTTCAGCTTTATTCCAAGACCATGATAATGGGATAAATATTTTGCATTCGAAAGGGAAAGAAATAGTTGGAAGCAGTTCTTCAAAGAATAAGCTACCCCATTGGCTTAGAGAAGCTGTAAGTGCTCCTGCTAAACCGTCAGAACCAGACCTGCCACCCACTGTATCAGCTATAGCTCAATCAGTTCGTGTACTATATGGAGAAACTAAGCCAACAATTCCTCCTTTTGTTATACCGGGTCCACCTCCATCCCAACCGAAGGATCCAAGACGAACtctgaagaagaaaaaaaagcgGAGATCAGATATTTTCAGGCAGTTCCCTCAAGACATTGCGGGAAGCATGCAGAATTTTAAAAGAAGCATTCAGGGCAGCAGTGTTGCTTCATCCTCTGTTCAGTCAGCCCAAACTTTCCAACCGCCTGGAACTTCAGGACTTGCATGGGATGAATCTGATCCAAATTCTCGTTTCCCTAATATAAACATGCTGCACTGTTTGACATCATCTTCTTATTTAAATCTACCAAAGAAAACAAGCATGGGCTTGTCCCCGTCTCCTGAAGTTCTTCAACTGGTAGCTTCCTGTGTGGCCCCAGGCCCCCACTTGTCATCTAGTTCAGGCCTGACAAGCACTAGCTTTAATGAGAGCAAGCACCTCTTGCCAAAATCTGTCAACCATGTAGAAGTTTTGGATTCACAAGGTGCTGTGGAGGATATGCAGAGCTTGCCTCCTGATTCAAAGGTCATGCTCGCAGAAAACAAACCAAGCCAACCTGATAGTGGTGATTCTAGCAAGACTCGGTTGGATTCTTCTCAGACTGAAGAGCCTGATGTAGAGGCGATATCATCTGAGGGAACGGTATCAGATCACCATGTGAGTGAGCATGAACCATAG